The following proteins come from a genomic window of Gemmatimonadota bacterium:
- a CDS encoding amidohydrolase: MSRLRNGLRWGGRCTVVACAWMSACAREEPADLVLVGGRVITSTTGPFAQALAIRGGRVVAVGSDEEIGRWVGAATREVPLAGATVLPGLADNHLHSIGGGPGVDLSRARSLREIYDALAARAAATPSGELIVTNSDWHEGQLEEQRLPLRDELDRAVRDHPVVVVRGGHEYILNSAALKRFGIGEQDRDPPGGRIGRYADGRLNGELVDRAKEPVRLPAEESVDPVAAWKTALVELNRLGLVAIRVPGGSRAEYDAFAALRDRGELTARVEYLFRWPRNAGVQDVDAVLAEWPTPDQGDEWLQVGGVKLGVDGGFEGGWMRDPYEEPWGEDGTYFGLQTMERDAFTEVVRALNARGWRVATHAVGDAAIDLVLDAYEAANADASIVGKRWVIEHGFIPRPEHFERMRALGLHVTAQDHLYLAAPSLVSYWGRERAEWTTPLKAYLDAGIPVSTGTDSPVVPYPPFWTLYHFVTRGTISGGVMGADQRVPVAEVWRAATEGYAALTFSESQRGTLQPGRWADLIVLDEDPFAVEPERLEDLQPRMTVVGGRVVWPPSS, encoded by the coding sequence GTGAGCCGTCTCAGAAACGGCCTCCGCTGGGGAGGTCGCTGCACTGTGGTGGCGTGCGCGTGGATGTCGGCGTGTGCGAGGGAGGAGCCCGCGGACCTGGTGTTGGTGGGAGGGCGAGTCATCACCAGCACGACCGGGCCGTTCGCTCAGGCGCTCGCCATCCGCGGCGGTCGGGTCGTGGCGGTGGGCAGCGACGAGGAGATCGGGCGCTGGGTCGGAGCGGCGACGCGTGAGGTGCCGCTGGCAGGCGCCACGGTTCTCCCCGGCCTCGCCGACAATCACCTGCACTCGATCGGGGGCGGTCCCGGCGTCGACCTCTCTCGGGCCCGTTCCCTGCGAGAGATCTACGACGCGCTGGCTGCGCGTGCCGCAGCGACGCCATCGGGGGAGCTGATTGTCACCAACTCGGACTGGCACGAAGGGCAGCTCGAGGAGCAGCGGCTCCCGCTGCGGGACGAGCTCGACCGTGCTGTGCGCGATCATCCCGTCGTGGTGGTGCGTGGGGGTCACGAGTACATCCTGAACAGTGCCGCGTTGAAGCGGTTCGGAATCGGCGAGCAGGACCGGGACCCGCCGGGTGGCCGGATCGGCCGCTATGCGGACGGCCGGCTCAACGGAGAGCTGGTGGACCGGGCCAAGGAGCCGGTGCGCTTGCCGGCCGAGGAATCCGTCGATCCGGTGGCTGCTTGGAAGACCGCGCTGGTCGAGCTCAATCGCCTGGGCCTGGTCGCCATCCGCGTGCCCGGCGGCTCCCGCGCCGAGTACGACGCCTTTGCCGCTCTGCGCGATCGCGGCGAGCTGACTGCCCGGGTCGAGTACCTGTTCCGTTGGCCTCGCAATGCCGGCGTCCAAGACGTGGATGCCGTGCTGGCGGAGTGGCCCACTCCCGACCAGGGAGACGAGTGGTTGCAGGTGGGCGGGGTGAAGCTCGGCGTCGACGGTGGCTTCGAAGGCGGGTGGATGCGCGACCCCTACGAGGAGCCCTGGGGCGAGGACGGCACCTACTTCGGGCTGCAGACCATGGAGCGCGATGCCTTCACCGAGGTGGTGCGCGCGCTGAACGCGCGCGGCTGGCGGGTGGCCACGCACGCGGTCGGCGACGCCGCCATCGATCTGGTGCTGGACGCGTACGAAGCGGCCAACGCCGATGCGTCCATCGTCGGCAAGCGCTGGGTGATCGAGCACGGCTTCATCCCCCGGCCCGAGCACTTCGAGCGCATGCGCGCCCTGGGCCTGCACGTCACCGCGCAGGATCACCTCTACCTGGCGGCGCCCAGCCTGGTGTCGTACTGGGGGAGGGAGCGGGCGGAGTGGACCACACCGCTCAAGGCCTACCTGGATGCCGGGATCCCGGTCTCGACCGGCACCGACTCGCCAGTGGTGCCCTATCCGCCGTTCTGGACGCTCTACCACTTCGTGACACGGGGCACGATCAGCGGCGGTGTGATGGGCGCCGATCAACGAGTCCCGGTCGCCGAAGTGTGGCGGGCCGCGACCGAAGGCTACGCGGCCCTCACCTTCAGCGAGAGCCAGCGGGGAACACTCCAGCCCGGGCGCTGGGCCGACCTGATCGTGCTGGACGAGGACCCGTTCGCGGTCGAGCCCGAGCGTCTGGAAGACCTGCAACCACGCATGACGGTGGTCGGAGGACGGGTAGTGTGGCCGCCCAGCTCCTGA